A single genomic interval of Vibrio gallicus harbors:
- the pulA gene encoding pullulanase-type alpha-1,6-glucosidase: protein MKFSVSTLAKATMPMLVAAILAGCGGDSTTDNKPNVPSETPGNEALHPVKPDEVVIYYKRDGASAEDYAGWGLHLWNGEGCTSTDLERMNIAATGTSWDAPYPATGFNQTYGAYYVLKIDTLASDPHKCMNFILHNGDEKGFGSANHKVQLNQLGETRSLFGFHGSSEIYYEPVAERPIAIDGQKAHWLDKQTIAWEAASSADKIVLRYSPSNKIKLDAASKSITGGTAIELEVEGDLSQELKAHFPHLAGFTGINIDVDDETLRQILKSQIVLAAYNADNELMSSTEIQKSGVLDDVFANESAGNAISQELGAIVDGSSTNFKLWAPTAQNVTLYIYTPQKKQTKKVPMVENPHNGVWESDDVQGAVDKFYRYEITVYHPTTKRLETVMVTDPYSLSVSANSAYSQVVDLEDDKHLKPENWDDYERPETPTGDDGEYLDEYHILYESQLRDFSFSDAMGDPSNNGKYLALTEQQRESVSHLKQLQEAGLNTLHILPAFDIATVNEAHTIDIDDTVGELCEVRPTASVCGNQDSNATIESVLQSYDPATKDAQSLMNDLRDLDSFNWGYDPFHYTVPEGSYATNAEGSTRIKEFREMVKATHDMGLKLIMDVVYNHTNASGTNDKSVLDKIVPGYYHRLNITTGGVETSTCCDNTATENLMMGKLMVDSLVTWAKEYNVDGFRFDLMAHQPKNLMVEALEEVRKVRPDILFYGEGWDFGEVANNARFEQANQINMAGTGIGTFSDRLRDAMRGGSPFDGDHTGLRKNQGFANAAYPNERRDMSQQELDNMLHNQDLVRLGMAGNLADYVLVDYTGATKDGKSIDYNGAPAGYTKAPSENISYVSKHDNQTLWDNNAYKAATGVEPAERARMQTVALSTVMTGQGIPFIHMGSELLRSKSMQRDSYDSGDWFNRVRFDGSDNNWNVGLPREDKDGANYELIGQIIADPTLEVDESNIELAKQQFIELLKMRTGSPLFMLQTAQDVENRVDFRNVGQGQTYGLVVMSIDDGVSAGADLDPNYDAIVVVVNATSEMQSFTVDGAQNFELHSVQQSSADDIVKQSTFSSSTFNVPALTTAVFVQPQLGTQGAGLPVDWSNKDSSNQPPYGDTTVFVKGDMNGWSDDPNFAMSFVGNGNYQLQAQLEAGEYGFKFADASWSQPNIGCDWAEQGSDSLPLGSDGNCVINISDSGLYQFTLNAAYVLPGDGPAAPVVSVTRVE from the coding sequence ATGAAATTTAGTGTGAGCACATTAGCTAAAGCTACCATGCCGATGTTAGTTGCTGCGATTTTAGCAGGTTGTGGTGGGGACTCGACCACAGATAATAAACCGAATGTACCTAGTGAAACTCCAGGTAATGAAGCTCTGCATCCAGTAAAGCCGGATGAGGTTGTGATCTATTACAAGCGTGATGGGGCATCAGCTGAAGATTATGCAGGCTGGGGGTTACACCTATGGAACGGAGAAGGGTGTACTAGTACTGATTTAGAGCGAATGAATATTGCCGCAACTGGAACCAGTTGGGATGCGCCTTATCCTGCTACCGGTTTTAACCAAACCTACGGTGCATACTACGTGTTAAAGATTGATACGCTAGCTTCAGACCCGCATAAGTGTATGAACTTTATTCTGCATAATGGGGATGAAAAGGGATTTGGGAGTGCGAATCATAAGGTTCAGCTGAATCAGCTTGGTGAGACTCGCAGTTTATTTGGTTTCCATGGCAGCAGTGAGATCTACTATGAGCCTGTTGCAGAACGACCGATAGCTATTGATGGGCAGAAAGCTCACTGGTTAGATAAACAAACTATCGCGTGGGAGGCTGCTTCCAGTGCCGATAAAATCGTTCTTCGTTATTCACCAAGCAATAAAATTAAGCTGGATGCAGCATCAAAATCTATTACAGGTGGAACGGCTATTGAGTTGGAGGTTGAGGGTGATTTAAGCCAAGAGCTTAAGGCTCATTTTCCGCACTTAGCGGGCTTTACTGGAATTAATATTGATGTTGATGATGAGACGTTAAGACAAATATTAAAGAGCCAGATCGTATTGGCGGCATATAACGCTGACAATGAACTTATGAGCTCAACTGAAATACAGAAATCTGGGGTTCTCGATGATGTGTTTGCAAATGAGAGTGCCGGCAATGCAATCTCTCAAGAGCTTGGGGCAATTGTTGACGGCTCGAGTACTAACTTTAAGTTGTGGGCACCAACTGCTCAAAACGTAACCCTTTACATCTACACCCCACAGAAGAAGCAGACTAAAAAGGTTCCAATGGTTGAGAATCCGCACAATGGCGTGTGGGAATCTGATGATGTTCAAGGTGCCGTGGATAAGTTTTACCGCTACGAGATCACTGTATACCATCCAACCACAAAACGACTCGAAACTGTAATGGTCACCGACCCTTACTCATTGAGTGTTTCAGCTAACTCCGCATATTCTCAGGTTGTTGACTTAGAAGATGATAAACATCTTAAACCTGAAAATTGGGACGATTATGAAAGACCTGAAACTCCAACCGGGGATGATGGTGAATATCTCGATGAGTATCATATTTTATATGAATCTCAACTAAGAGATTTTAGTTTCAGTGACGCTATGGGAGACCCTTCTAATAATGGTAAATACCTCGCACTCACCGAACAGCAGCGCGAATCTGTTAGCCACCTTAAACAGCTTCAGGAAGCAGGATTAAATACTCTTCATATTCTGCCTGCGTTTGATATTGCAACGGTAAATGAAGCGCACACGATAGATATTGATGACACTGTTGGCGAGTTGTGTGAGGTAAGACCAACGGCTAGCGTATGTGGCAATCAAGATAGCAATGCAACCATAGAAAGTGTGTTGCAAAGCTATGACCCTGCAACCAAAGATGCACAATCTTTGATGAATGACCTGCGAGACTTAGATAGCTTTAACTGGGGCTATGACCCATTCCACTATACGGTACCAGAGGGCAGTTATGCGACCAATGCAGAAGGCTCAACCCGTATCAAAGAATTTAGGGAAATGGTAAAGGCAACCCATGATATGGGCCTTAAGCTAATTATGGATGTGGTATACAACCATACCAATGCTTCTGGTACCAATGACAAGTCTGTATTAGATAAGATTGTCCCTGGATATTATCATCGATTGAATATCACTACTGGTGGGGTAGAGACCTCAACTTGTTGTGATAACACAGCCACAGAGAATCTGATGATGGGTAAGCTGATGGTGGACTCTTTGGTTACGTGGGCTAAAGAATATAACGTGGATGGATTCCGCTTTGATCTTATGGCTCATCAACCTAAAAACTTGATGGTTGAGGCGCTAGAAGAAGTACGTAAGGTGCGTCCTGACATCTTGTTCTACGGTGAGGGCTGGGACTTTGGTGAGGTAGCGAATAACGCACGTTTTGAGCAGGCAAATCAAATTAATATGGCTGGTACGGGTATTGGTACTTTTTCTGACCGATTACGTGATGCTATGCGTGGCGGCAGTCCATTTGATGGAGACCATACTGGGTTGCGTAAGAATCAAGGATTTGCCAATGCTGCGTACCCAAATGAGCGTCGAGATATGAGCCAACAAGAGCTTGATAACATGCTTCACAATCAAGACCTTGTACGCTTAGGAATGGCAGGTAATTTGGCTGACTATGTTTTAGTTGATTACACCGGAGCGACCAAAGATGGTAAAAGCATCGACTATAATGGCGCCCCTGCAGGTTACACCAAAGCACCATCAGAAAATATCTCTTACGTATCTAAACATGACAACCAAACCCTATGGGATAACAATGCCTATAAAGCCGCTACTGGAGTGGAGCCGGCCGAGCGTGCTCGCATGCAGACAGTGGCGTTATCTACTGTGATGACAGGGCAAGGTATTCCATTCATTCACATGGGTTCGGAATTGTTGCGTTCCAAATCAATGCAGCGAGACTCTTATGACTCTGGCGATTGGTTTAACCGAGTCCGTTTTGATGGCAGCGATAACAATTGGAATGTGGGTTTACCACGTGAAGATAAAGATGGTGCCAACTATGAACTGATCGGTCAGATTATTGCCGACCCTACTCTAGAGGTAGATGAGTCGAATATAGAGCTGGCTAAGCAGCAATTCATAGAGCTTCTTAAGATGCGCACTGGAAGTCCATTGTTCATGCTACAAACCGCTCAAGATGTGGAAAACCGTGTTGATTTCCGTAACGTTGGACAAGGCCAAACCTATGGCTTGGTCGTGATGTCGATAGACGATGGGGTGAGCGCTGGCGCAGACCTTGATCCAAACTACGATGCAATCGTAGTCGTGGTGAATGCGACCTCTGAAATGCAAAGCTTTACTGTTGATGGGGCGCAAAACTTTGAGCTTCATTCAGTACAGCAGAGTTCGGCTGATGACATTGTTAAGCAATCAACCTTTAGTTCTTCAACCTTTAATGTTCCGGCACTGACTACCGCAGTGTTTGTGCAGCCTCAACTAGGGACTCAAGGTGCAGGTCTACCTGTTGATTGGAGCAATAAAGACTCATCTAATCAGCCTCCTTATGGTGATACAACGGTTTTCGTAAAAGGGGATATGAATGGTTGGAGTGATGATCCAAACTTTGCAATGAGTTTTGTTGGTAATGGAAATTATCAGTTACAAGCACAACTAGAAGCGGGTGAGTATGGCTTTAAATTTGCAGATGCGAGCTGGTCACAGCCAAATATCGGCTGTGACTGGGCTGAGCAAGGCAGTGACTCTTTACCGCTAGGTAGTGATGGAAATTGTGTCATCAATATTAGCGATAGTGGTCTTTATCAATTTACGCTAAATGCGGCATATGTATTGCCTGGTGATGGACCTGCTGCACCTGTGGTATCAGTAACAAGAGTCGAATAA
- the groL gene encoding chaperonin GroEL (60 kDa chaperone family; promotes refolding of misfolded polypeptides especially under stressful conditions; forms two stacked rings of heptamers to form a barrel-shaped 14mer; ends can be capped by GroES; misfolded proteins enter the barrel where they are refolded when GroES binds), which produces MAAKDVKFGNDARIKMLEGVNVLADAVKVTLGPKGRNVVLDKSFGAPTITKDGVSVAREIELEDKFQNMGAQMVKEVASQANDAAGDGTTTATVLAQSIITEGLKAVAAGMNPMDLKRGIDKAVIAAVEELKNLSQPCADTKAIAQVGTISANSDVTVGNIIAEAMEKVGRDGVITVEEGQALQDELDVVEGMQFDRGYLSPYFVNNQEAGSVDLESPFILLIDKKVSNIRELLPTLEAVAKASRPLLIIAEDVEGEALATLVVNNMRGIVKVAAVKAPGFGDRRKAMLQDIAILTGGTVISEEIGLDLEKVTLEDLGQAKRVTITKENSTIIDGAGDEAAINARVGQIRQQVEDATSDYDKEKLQERVAKLAGGVAVIKVGAATEVEMKEKKDRVEDALHATRAAVEEGVVAGGGVALIRAASQLTELTGDNEEQNVGIRVALRAMESPIRQITKNAGDEDSVVANNVKAGEGSYGYNAATGEYGDMLAMGILDPTKVTRSALQFAASVAGLMITTEAMVTDKPQGDAPAMPDMGGMGGMGGMPGMM; this is translated from the coding sequence ATGGCTGCTAAAGACGTTAAATTTGGTAACGACGCACGAATCAAAATGCTAGAAGGTGTCAACGTTCTAGCTGACGCAGTAAAAGTTACGCTAGGTCCTAAAGGCCGTAACGTAGTTCTAGACAAATCTTTTGGTGCACCAACTATCACTAAAGATGGTGTATCTGTTGCTCGTGAAATTGAACTTGAAGACAAGTTCCAAAACATGGGCGCGCAAATGGTTAAAGAAGTAGCATCTCAAGCAAACGATGCTGCGGGTGACGGTACAACTACTGCAACAGTACTGGCTCAATCTATCATCACTGAAGGCCTTAAGGCTGTCGCTGCTGGTATGAACCCAATGGATCTTAAGCGTGGTATCGACAAAGCAGTGATTGCTGCAGTTGAAGAGCTTAAGAACCTATCTCAACCTTGTGCTGATACTAAAGCTATCGCTCAGGTAGGTACTATCTCTGCAAACTCTGATGTGACTGTAGGCAACATCATTGCTGAAGCGATGGAAAAAGTAGGCCGTGATGGTGTTATCACTGTTGAAGAAGGTCAGGCTCTTCAAGACGAGCTAGACGTAGTTGAAGGTATGCAGTTCGATCGCGGTTACCTATCTCCTTACTTCGTTAACAATCAAGAAGCAGGTAGCGTAGACCTAGAAAGCCCATTTATTCTTCTTATCGATAAGAAAGTATCAAACATTCGTGAGCTACTTCCAACACTAGAAGCAGTTGCTAAGGCATCTCGTCCGCTACTTATCATTGCTGAAGATGTTGAAGGTGAAGCGCTTGCAACACTTGTTGTAAACAACATGCGTGGCATCGTTAAAGTAGCAGCAGTTAAGGCGCCTGGTTTTGGTGACCGTCGTAAAGCTATGCTTCAAGACATCGCTATCCTAACTGGCGGCACTGTGATTTCTGAAGAAATCGGCCTAGACCTAGAGAAAGTAACCCTAGAAGACCTTGGTCAAGCTAAGCGCGTTACTATCACTAAAGAAAACTCAACCATTATCGATGGTGCTGGTGATGAAGCTGCTATCAACGCTCGCGTTGGTCAAATTCGTCAACAAGTTGAAGATGCAACTTCTGACTACGATAAAGAAAAACTTCAAGAGCGCGTTGCTAAGTTAGCAGGCGGTGTTGCAGTAATCAAAGTTGGCGCTGCAACTGAAGTTGAGATGAAAGAGAAGAAAGACCGCGTTGAAGATGCACTGCATGCAACTCGCGCAGCGGTTGAAGAAGGCGTTGTAGCAGGCGGCGGTGTAGCACTTATCCGCGCAGCATCTCAGCTAACTGAGCTTACTGGTGACAACGAAGAGCAGAACGTAGGTATCCGCGTTGCTCTACGTGCGATGGAATCTCCAATTCGTCAGATCACTAAGAACGCAGGTGACGAAGATTCTGTAGTGGCGAACAACGTTAAAGCGGGCGAAGGTAGCTACGGCTACAACGCAGCTACTGGCGAATACGGCGATATGCTAGCGATGGGTATTCTTGATCCAACTAAAGTAACGCGTAGCGCACTTCAGTTTGCTGCATCTGTAGCAGGTCTTATGATCACTACAGAAGCTATGGTAACGGATAAGCCACAAGGCGACGCTCCTGCAATGCCTGATATGGGCGGTATGGGTGGCATGGGCGGTATGCCTGGCATGATGTAA
- a CDS encoding co-chaperone GroES: protein MNIRPLHDRVIVERQEVESKSAGGIVLTGSAAEKSTRGVVVAVGKGRILENGTVQPLDVKVGDTVIFSEGYGTKTEKIDGKEVLIMSENDIMAIVE from the coding sequence ATGAACATTCGTCCATTACACGACCGAGTTATCGTTGAGCGTCAAGAAGTTGAATCAAAATCTGCTGGCGGCATCGTACTTACTGGTTCTGCTGCAGAAAAATCTACTCGCGGCGTCGTAGTTGCAGTTGGTAAAGGTCGTATCCTTGAAAACGGTACGGTACAACCTCTAGACGTTAAAGTTGGCGATACTGTGATTTTTTCTGAAGGCTACGGTACTAAGACTGAAAAGATCGACGGCAAAGAAGTTCTTATCATGTCTGAAAATGACATCATGGCAATTGTTGAATAA
- a CDS encoding MATE family efflux transporter — translation MQDKHGLLTDPIGDVLRRMTLPMVLGIIAILLMNLVDAFFISLLGTEPLAAISFTFPVTFGLNSLTMGVGLGISTFVGRFLGQGDNQSAARFSSHGILLAVILVVVMSGLGIYFIEPIFQALGAPSDLLPLIKQYMYIWFFAIPLLTIPMAGNSAIRASGDTKTPSQIMMFAALVNAILDPILIFGYLGAPRLGIQGAAIASAISWGAALIWSLTILTQREKLLKWPILNTLLQDWKKILHISLPAAVANSLVPLSNAILMKLVSAQGVFAVAAYGAAQRVESILLIVLMALTSALTPFIAQNLGAKNIKRCMDALFLCLRFSILFQFLIFIMMVPLSTAIASLFSQDNEVEQLLWLYLMCVPFSYGFQGVIMVLVSTLNAMHKPAQAFLWSGMRLFVFTLPCAWIGATYYGEQGLFIGIGIGNILAGVTGYGYALQLKKKQFS, via the coding sequence ATGCAAGATAAACACGGTCTATTAACCGACCCTATTGGCGATGTATTGCGAAGAATGACTTTGCCAATGGTGTTGGGCATTATCGCTATCTTGCTCATGAACCTAGTCGATGCATTTTTTATCTCACTACTTGGTACAGAACCGTTAGCTGCGATCAGCTTTACCTTTCCTGTAACCTTTGGTTTAAATAGTTTAACCATGGGCGTTGGCTTAGGAATCTCAACCTTTGTAGGACGCTTCTTAGGCCAAGGTGACAACCAAAGCGCAGCACGTTTTTCCAGTCATGGAATCTTGCTGGCTGTGATCTTAGTGGTGGTAATGTCTGGACTTGGCATCTATTTCATCGAGCCAATATTTCAAGCCCTTGGTGCCCCCTCAGACCTGCTACCTCTGATAAAGCAGTATATGTATATTTGGTTTTTTGCCATTCCACTGCTGACCATCCCTATGGCCGGAAACTCCGCAATTCGAGCCAGTGGCGATACCAAAACGCCATCTCAAATCATGATGTTTGCTGCGCTAGTCAACGCCATCTTAGACCCTATTTTAATCTTTGGTTACCTAGGAGCGCCGAGACTCGGCATTCAAGGCGCAGCCATTGCAAGTGCAATTAGCTGGGGAGCGGCACTCATTTGGTCTCTAACGATATTGACCCAGCGTGAAAAGCTCCTCAAATGGCCGATATTGAATACCCTGCTCCAAGATTGGAAAAAAATCTTACATATCTCGCTTCCTGCCGCAGTTGCCAACTCTTTGGTTCCTCTGTCGAATGCAATCTTGATGAAGTTAGTTTCTGCACAGGGCGTATTTGCGGTTGCCGCCTACGGCGCAGCGCAGCGAGTAGAGTCAATATTACTGATTGTACTGATGGCACTTACATCAGCGCTGACCCCGTTTATCGCCCAAAATCTGGGCGCAAAAAACATCAAGCGATGCATGGATGCTCTGTTCCTATGTCTGCGCTTCTCGATTCTTTTTCAGTTTCTTATATTTATAATGATGGTGCCCCTTAGTACCGCCATTGCCAGCCTATTTAGCCAAGATAATGAAGTAGAACAGCTGCTATGGTTGTACCTAATGTGCGTGCCATTTAGCTATGGTTTTCAAGGGGTAATTATGGTGTTGGTGAGCACTTTAAATGCCATGCATAAGCCGGCACAGGCTTTCTTGTGGAGTGGTATGCGCTTATTTGTATTTACCCTTCCATGTGCTTGGATAGGTGCTACTTATTACGGTGAACAGGGATTATTCATTGGAATAGGGATAGGCAATATTTTGGCTGGAGTAACCGGCTATGGGTATGCCCTCCAGCTCAAAAAGAAGCAGTTCAGCTAA